The following nucleotide sequence is from Agromyces sp. SYSU T00194.
TCAACCGCGCCTGGATCGACGCGCTCATGTCGACGGCGAACTCGTCCAGCGGGCTGCAGATCGTGCGCGAACCCGGTGCGCCCGGCAACGGCGGCGGCGAGGAGGCCAAGTGAAGCGGATCAACATCGCCTACGACGGGGCGATCTACTCGATCGGCGAGCAGGAGTTCGAGGAGTACCGCGAGCGCATCACCGCCGCGCACGAGCACAACGAGCCGTTCTGGCTGCGCGTCAACTACGGCGAGGGGCGCCCGCAGCCCGCGGACCTGCTGGTCGCACCGGGCATCCCGATCGCACTCATCCCGATCGCGCCCGGGCTCGACGACCTCGACCACCCCGAGCCCGACGAGGGCGACCCGAGCGACCACGGCGACTCCACGGACGACGACGGGTCGGACACGGACGGATGACCGGCGCCGACGCGTCCGAACCCGAACACGGCGTCGACCCGCACTCGGGCGACGTCGCGTCGCGGCTGAACTGGCTGCGCGCCGGCGTCCTCGGCGCCAACGACGGCATCGTCTCGGTCGCGGCCCTCGTCGTCGGCGTCGCCGCGGCGACCACCGACACCGCCGCGATCCTCATCGCCGGCGTGGCATCCGTGCTCGCGGGCGCGATCTCGATGGGCCTCGGCGAGTACGTCTCGGTGAACAGCCAGCGCGACACCGAGCGCGCACTCATCGCGAAGGAGCGCTGGGAGCTCGAGCACATGCCCGAGCAGGAGCTCGAGGAACTCGCCGGGCTCTACCGCGCGAAGGGGCTCTCGGCCGAGACGGCCGAACGGGTGGCCCGCGAGCTCACCGAGCACGACGCACTCGCCGCGCACCTCGAGGTCGAGCTCCACATCGCGGAGGACGAGCTGTCGAACCCGTGGCACGCGGCCGGCGCCTCGGCGCTCTCGTTCACCATCGGGGCGGTGCTCCCGATGCTCGCGATCCTGCTGCCGCCGCCCGGGTGGCGCATCCCGCTCACGTTCGTCGCCGTCGTGGTGGCACTGGCGTTCACGGGCTGGATCAGCGCGTGGCTGGGCGGCAGCCCGCGGCTGCGTGCCGTCCTCCGCGTCACGATCGGCGGCGCGCTCGCGCTCGCCGTCACCTACGCGATCGGCGCGCTGCTCGGGGTGAGCGTGGCCTGAGGCCAGCCCGGCGTCCGCACGGTGCGTTCCGGGTCGAGCACGGCGAACACGTCCGCGCCCCACTCCGCACGGGCGCGGTCCACGAGCGGCCGCCCGCCCGCGAGCACCGCCGTCGCGAGCACGTCCGCCGTCACGATGTCGTCGGCGACCACGGACGCCTGCACGAGCGGCTCGTCACCCGGCACGCTCCAGACGTGCGCGCCGCGCTCGGATGTGCCCGAGGTCGCGATCGCCCGCCGCGTGCCGTCGAGCACCGCGGTGGCGATCACCCGGCCGCGATCGAACGGATCGGCCACGGCCGCGGTCCACGGGGCGCCCCGTGGGCCCCGACCGCGCACGAGGGCGTCGCCCCCGGCGTCGACGCACCAGTCGGGGACGCCCGCCGCGTCGAGCTCGTCGCCGGCGGCCTCGATGGCGAGGGCCTTGACGATGCCGTCGAGGTCGAGCACGCCGTCGGGCCGGTGCGGGGTGAACGCGCCGCCCGTGCCGTTGCGCCATCGCATCGCGAGGGCGTACGCGTCGCGCACGACCGCAGCGGCGTCGACGAGCGCCAGCGTGCCGTCGCGGACGCGTGCGAGGTCGGTGTCGTCGCGGTAGAGGCTGAAGCGCGACTCCAGCGCGGCGAAGGCCCGGGCGACCCGCGGGACCGGGTCGGCCCGACCCGCCCCGCCGGGCACGATGAGCGTCACCATCGTGCCCATCGCAGGGAACGTGGCGCGTCCGTTGGCGCCGAGGTGCATCTCAGAGCCCCGCCTGGTCGAGTGCCGACTGCAGCGACTGCGCATAGCCGCGGCTCGTGTAGGTCGCCCCGCTGATGATCGAGATGTCCGCCGACTGCGCGGCGAGCGCCTCGGAGCGCAGCGGCTCCTCGACCTGCTGGCTGATGCGCGCCGAGTGGCCGTCGCGGTCCGGCAGCGCCAGCGCCGTGACGTCGGTGATCTCGCCGCCGGAGACGGTGACCTGCACCTGGACGTCGCCGAACCTGGTCGACACGACGTCGCCGGTGTAGGTCCCGTCCGACGCGGCGCTGCCGC
It contains:
- a CDS encoding VIT1/CCC1 transporter family protein, whose amino-acid sequence is MTGADASEPEHGVDPHSGDVASRLNWLRAGVLGANDGIVSVAALVVGVAAATTDTAAILIAGVASVLAGAISMGLGEYVSVNSQRDTERALIAKERWELEHMPEQELEELAGLYRAKGLSAETAERVARELTEHDALAAHLEVELHIAEDELSNPWHAAGASALSFTIGAVLPMLAILLPPPGWRIPLTFVAVVVALAFTGWISAWLGGSPRLRAVLRVTIGGALALAVTYAIGALLGVSVA
- a CDS encoding FAD:protein FMN transferase, coding for MGTMVTLIVPGGAGRADPVPRVARAFAALESRFSLYRDDTDLARVRDGTLALVDAAAVVRDAYALAMRWRNGTGGAFTPHRPDGVLDLDGIVKALAIEAAGDELDAAGVPDWCVDAGGDALVRGRGPRGAPWTAAVADPFDRGRVIATAVLDGTRRAIATSGTSERGAHVWSVPGDEPLVQASVVADDIVTADVLATAVLAGGRPLVDRARAEWGADVFAVLDPERTVRTPGWPQATLTPSSAPIA
- a CDS encoding FMN-binding protein, whose translation is MRRRAAVVAWLASSTAIMAAWAWSTVSTGDQLVAESAGTVSTTSSSSSSGSTGSTDGSADASGDTGSTDSGTSDTGATDTGTTGSGSAASDGTYTGDVVSTRFGDVQVQVTVSGGEITDVTALALPDRDGHSARISQQVEEPLRSEALAAQSADISIISGATYTSRGYAQSLQSALDQAGL